AAAAATTTACCCAGACAGCAAATAACCAGTTTGCAACCAATGCTCAGGAAATGTGGAAAAAGTCCAGAGCAGCTTATCATTCCATAGCCAAAGAGCTGGGCATAAGGCTCCTGCCGGTAGGAGATGCATTTTGGAAAATAAATTCAGCACCTCAATGGGCGTATCAGCCGGATACCAGGTTCAATTTTGAGGATCCCAAGTATCCCGTTCTTCCCACCCAGCTGTATTCGCTACATGTGGGTTACCGGTACGACAATAGTCAGAAGCTGGCTTTTGATGGGAACCATGCCAATGAAGCAGGCTGTTTTCTGGGTGGGCTGGTTTGGTATGCTGTTCTTTTTCAGGAGTCGCCGGTTAAACTGAAATTCAAACCTGAAAATGTGGAGGATGACTTTGCAAAGCAATTAAGAAAGGTAGCACGAGAGGTTACAAAAGGAATGTAACAGGAGGAGCAAAGATTTTTGCCTGATCAAAAAAGAGGTACCCTGCACTTCGCAGGATACCTCTTTTGAGGCCTCTTTATTGGAATCTATCAATCCGTTTTCTGTTTCTTCTTTTGCGAAGCATCCACAATCGCTCCTGTTCCGGCACCTACTCCCGCACCAATAAGGCTGCCAATCAGCGCACCTTCTGCCCGGTTTTTGTTGATGATTGCCCCGGTTACCGCTCCCGTACCTGCTCCCACCACAGCTCCTTTGGCAGTATGGTTCCATTTTTTCTTTTTCGTCGCAGACGGTGCCGTTGCATAGCTGCTTGCCACATATTGTTTGTTTTTTTTCTCCTGCAAGCGCTTTATTTCTTCCTCCCGCTCGGCCATTACCCTATTCATAGAGTCAATTACTGCCTTTTTAGAGATTACATTTTTCATGGAGTCCACAGCCATCTGTTTTGCCTGCTGCATCGCAATTTCCTGACTTTTTCGGCTATCACAAGCCGATAAAAACAAGGTAGTACCTAACATTAACATTGGTAATTTCATAGTTCTAAACCGGATGTTTAGATACTAAGGAAATAAAAACCATGCCAGCGCCTGTTGGTTGCAACTTCAGGTTTTAGTTTCCCCGGGCCTCAGGCCTCTTCCAGCTGTTTTATATTGAGTTTTCTCATTCCCATGATCGCCTGCATCACCCTTTTCCCTTTTTCGGGGTCAGACATATATTTACCCAGATTGGCCGGTACGATCTGCCACGAAAACCCGAATTTATCTTTCAGCCAGCCGCACATACTTTCGTTCCCTCCGTCGGATGTGAGTTTTTCCCAGTAATAATCGATTTCTTCCTGGGTATCGCAATTTACGACAAGAGAAACAGATTCGTTAAATTTGAACAGAGGACCGCCGTTCAGACCCATCATTTTGTTTCCGTTAATCTCAAAAATAACCACCATCGGGGTCTCATCCAGGATCCTGGAATTTTTAAAAACTGAACAATAAAATCCTGCGGCCTCCCTGGCATTGCCGTCGAACCATAAACAAGGATAAATCTGGTTATTCATTGGTCGGTATGTTTAGTGTAGCGATTGAAACAATTGCCTGTATAAATTTAAAGGGTATCGTTAAACCAGGAGGTGGGCTAATGCGACTTTCTGAGGGTGTATTGCGGACAGATTTAGTGGTGGGAGGACCGAAAATATAAATATGTTCTGTTTTAAATAAAAATAATGATGCAAATGTAGATCGGGCAAAGTATTTGTTTGGGCCGAAAAGGAAAGGCCATGTCTTCTAAATCTCCTGAAAAATGGGGCAGGAGTGGCAGATCGGTATAAATAAACGAGCCCCGTTCCATATTTCATGAACGGAGCCCACGGAAACAGAATGACAACGAGATTATAACCTTCTGATCTTTATTTCTTTATAGAACACCTGGTCGCCGTGATCTGTGAGCATGATGTGGCCCGTATCTGCCTTGGCATAGTCCGGATAATCTTTAAATTTGGTAGTAGCAACCTTCTGATTAAAGTCCGTACTTCCCCTTTCATATTCTGCTACTTTTACACCGTTCAGCCAGTGTTCGGTATGTTTCCCTTTTACCAGAATGCGCATCTTGTTCCATTCGCCGGCAGGTAGCAGTTTCTTCCCTTTTGGAGCGTACAACAGATAAACAGCCCCTGTTGATGATACCCCGTCAGGGTCATTTTTTACCTCCGGATAGTTTTTATCATCGATGATCTGATACTCGACTCCCATGGGAGAATACTTCTTCGTATTAGCATTCTGGATCGAATTGACGAGGTACTTGATTCCACTATTGGCGGCATGCGTCAGCTTGAACTCACATTGAAGTTCAAAACTGCTGTACGTTTCTTTGGTGATGATGTCGCCCCCTTTTCTGCCTTTCGTGGCCGATAAGGTCCCGTTTTCAATAATCCATCCTTTGGAAGGAGCGCTGTCAACCGCGGCCTTTCGCCATTTATCCAGGTTTTTGCCATCAAAGAGTGTCTCCCATTTTTTTGTCTGATAGGTATCTGTCCGCATTTCTCCGGTATCTTCAAAGGCGGGGAGCCGAAAGGCTAAGAGGAGACTCAGCGAACTGATCATTAAAACTGCCTGGGTTGTCTTCATGTTTGTGGGTTTAAGGTTCGGGTTATAATAATGTATTTCGGTGTTCGGAAAGTAAAGCCGGACGGAGCAGTATTTTACCTGGGGAAATGGGTTTTACTTAACCGGCGGCATAAAATCTAAATTTAGAATTAAGTTATACCGGTAATCAGTACTTTTTCAGTGTGTGAAAAGGCTAGCTTTTTATGGGATAAATTATTCCAGATGCAGCCTAAGTCAGGAAGGTAAAGATGACTTATCTTTTATGACACAAATAGGGAAATACAATATTTCTTAAGGTTTA
This portion of the Dyadobacter sp. CECT 9275 genome encodes:
- a CDS encoding glycine zipper family protein gives rise to the protein MKLPMLMLGTTLFLSACDSRKSQEIAMQQAKQMAVDSMKNVISKKAVIDSMNRVMAEREEEIKRLQEKKNKQYVASSYATAPSATKKKKWNHTAKGAVVGAGTGAVTGAIINKNRAEGALIGSLIGAGVGAGTGAIVDASQKKKQKTD
- a CDS encoding VOC family protein, whose amino-acid sequence is MNNQIYPCLWFDGNAREAAGFYCSVFKNSRILDETPMVVIFEINGNKMMGLNGGPLFKFNESVSLVVNCDTQEEIDYYWEKLTSDGGNESMCGWLKDKFGFSWQIVPANLGKYMSDPEKGKRVMQAIMGMRKLNIKQLEEA
- a CDS encoding 3-keto-disaccharide hydrolase, translating into MKTTQAVLMISSLSLLLAFRLPAFEDTGEMRTDTYQTKKWETLFDGKNLDKWRKAAVDSAPSKGWIIENGTLSATKGRKGGDIITKETYSSFELQCEFKLTHAANSGIKYLVNSIQNANTKKYSPMGVEYQIIDDKNYPEVKNDPDGVSSTGAVYLLYAPKGKKLLPAGEWNKMRILVKGKHTEHWLNGVKVAEYERGSTDFNQKVATTKFKDYPDYAKADTGHIMLTDHGDQVFYKEIKIRRL